In Allorhodopirellula heiligendammensis, one DNA window encodes the following:
- a CDS encoding UPF0104 family protein — translation MALVLFVFAIRLLLNEAGKVSREEFVHGLTSVQPAYLFIAAFLIALNYGLLACYDLLALRYVRRVLPLRRVLLVSFLGYSLGNNLGTLIAAAPIRYRFYHRWGLTHTQIVALVSVLGLTFWSGVCVLGGVALTLAPVELPEKYALPFGTRTLGIILLSISVFYGLVCAFWHKPWPIGKLHLRPPSLGLATVQASVAAVDLLISATALYLVMPGNAVVPFPMVLAAYLVAIVISLISQVPGGLGVLELILWTLLKDTVGQPVLASVLIFRILYYLLPLFVGMIVLVAHEIYSGAVEARTDAKFEADHPLGVSDPELPTPTSMEDA, via the coding sequence ATGGCGCTGGTGTTGTTTGTCTTTGCTATTCGGCTGCTGCTCAACGAAGCAGGCAAGGTCTCGCGGGAAGAATTCGTTCACGGCCTGACGAGTGTTCAGCCAGCATACCTATTCATTGCCGCATTCTTAATCGCGTTGAACTATGGGCTACTTGCCTGTTACGACCTGCTCGCCCTGCGCTATGTACGCCGCGTCCTACCTCTGCGCCGGGTTTTGCTGGTGTCATTTCTTGGATACTCACTCGGGAATAATCTCGGCACGCTCATCGCCGCCGCTCCGATTCGCTATCGGTTCTACCACCGCTGGGGGCTGACCCACACACAGATTGTCGCGTTGGTTTCCGTATTAGGCCTGACGTTTTGGTCGGGCGTCTGCGTGCTCGGTGGTGTCGCCTTGACGCTCGCACCGGTCGAGTTGCCGGAGAAGTATGCGTTGCCCTTCGGTACTCGGACGCTTGGTATTATTCTGCTCAGCATCAGTGTTTTTTACGGGCTGGTGTGCGCGTTCTGGCACAAACCTTGGCCCATTGGCAAGTTGCACCTGCGACCGCCGTCCTTGGGCCTGGCAACCGTCCAAGCGTCTGTCGCGGCAGTCGATCTGCTGATCTCGGCCACCGCCCTGTACCTCGTCATGCCTGGGAATGCAGTGGTTCCTTTTCCGATGGTGCTGGCGGCCTACTTGGTTGCCATTGTCATCTCACTGATTTCCCAGGTGCCCGGTGGTTTGGGCGTGCTCGAACTCATTCTCTGGACCTTGCTGAAAGATACCGTTGGTCAACCAGTGTTGGCATCGGTGCTGATCTTTCGCATTCTGTATTACTTGCTGCCGCTGTTCGTCGGCATGATTGTGTTAGTCGCACACGAGATTTACAGTGGAGCCGTTGAAGCGCGAACCGATGCGAAATTTGAAGCGGACCATCCGCTGGGAGTTTCAGATCCCGAGCTGCCCACCCCAACTTCGATGGAGGATGCCTGA
- the aroA gene encoding 3-phosphoshikimate 1-carboxyvinyltransferase, whose amino-acid sequence MPAAMTDNIASVPTTRVSVVPGGPVDGEIQPPGSKSLTNRALICAAFASGTSRLSGTLVSEDTEVMIESLAKIGVSIKPIDGGQSLVVDGVGGVVSDDARRISNDAPVEMFIANSGTTIRFLTAALTAFGGRYRLAGIPRMHERPIGDLVDAIEPMIEGQIVATSPGKCPPVEIDSKGWSGESLRVSGGVSSQYLSGLMMAAPIASKSVEIQILGDMVSMPYVRMTADLMAAFGGRTGLQHDADGRLSSVTINGDYQGAEVSIEPDASAASYFWAAAAVAGGSVLVRDLSEDASQGDVGFARVLEQMGCEYTSTGEGIRITNGPQSTPPPNSASSSSPLLCGIDVEMGEISDTVQTLSVVALFADGPTRIRGVAHNRFKETDRIGNLAIELRKLGARIDEHDDGLTVYPLTAERMASDSPVVLETYNDHRMAMSFALLGLRIGGIEILNPACTRKTYPEFWADLEMLTGRAHHWSSEAPHAEPVT is encoded by the coding sequence ATGCCCGCCGCTATGACCGATAATATCGCATCCGTTCCGACCACACGGGTGAGCGTCGTTCCGGGGGGGCCGGTCGACGGTGAAATACAGCCACCAGGCAGCAAGAGCCTGACCAACCGCGCATTAATTTGTGCCGCCTTCGCAAGCGGAACAAGCCGACTGAGCGGGACGCTCGTCAGCGAAGACACCGAGGTAATGATCGAGTCGCTGGCCAAGATTGGAGTGTCGATCAAACCTATCGATGGTGGCCAGTCGCTGGTCGTCGATGGCGTTGGCGGTGTTGTCAGTGACGACGCCCGTCGCATCAGCAACGACGCACCTGTGGAGATGTTCATCGCCAACAGCGGAACGACGATCCGCTTCCTGACCGCAGCGCTCACTGCTTTCGGTGGACGGTATCGTCTGGCAGGTATTCCGCGGATGCATGAGCGACCGATCGGCGATCTGGTCGACGCGATCGAACCGATGATCGAGGGTCAAATTGTGGCGACCTCACCTGGAAAATGTCCTCCCGTGGAGATCGACTCCAAAGGTTGGTCAGGCGAATCCCTCCGGGTCAGCGGAGGCGTCAGCAGCCAATATCTCAGTGGTCTCATGATGGCCGCCCCGATTGCCAGCAAGTCCGTTGAGATTCAGATCCTCGGTGACATGGTCTCGATGCCGTATGTACGGATGACCGCTGACCTGATGGCCGCATTCGGTGGCCGGACTGGGTTGCAACATGATGCTGACGGCAGGCTATCGAGCGTCACCATCAACGGGGACTACCAAGGTGCCGAAGTGTCGATCGAACCTGATGCATCTGCCGCGAGTTACTTTTGGGCGGCAGCGGCCGTCGCGGGTGGAAGTGTCTTGGTACGGGACCTCAGCGAGGATGCCTCTCAAGGCGATGTCGGCTTTGCCCGCGTACTCGAACAGATGGGTTGTGAGTACACCAGCACCGGCGAAGGGATTCGCATTACCAACGGCCCTCAGTCGACGCCTCCCCCCAACTCCGCATCCTCCTCCTCCCCATTGCTCTGCGGTATCGACGTGGAGATGGGGGAGATAAGTGACACCGTGCAAACACTCTCGGTTGTCGCACTCTTTGCGGACGGGCCGACTAGGATCCGCGGCGTTGCCCACAATCGCTTCAAGGAAACGGACCGAATCGGCAACCTTGCCATTGAGCTGCGTAAATTGGGAGCGCGAATTGACGAGCATGACGATGGGTTGACCGTGTATCCATTGACTGCCGAGCGCATGGCGAGCGATTCGCCTGTTGTCCTGGAGACCTACAATGATCACCGCATGGCGATGAGCTTTGCATTGCTCGGACTGCGCATAGGCGGGATTGAAATACTGAACCCCGCCTGCACTCGCAAAACGTATCCCGAGTTCTGGGCCGACCTGGAAATGTTGACGGGACGTGCTCATCACTGGTCTTCTGAGGCCCCGCACGCGGAGCCGGTGACGTGA
- a CDS encoding N-formylglutamate amidohydrolase — MSLLITCDTGGWKTPTRLRSHLDDTELSSSDQMVAGEIGIDRLVRQGIDREANFATRRLAYCSGGIAICNEYRADLIDVGRSLHHRDLFSPAVRELPAATRSAIIEEIYSPYRTRVERQLLDMLRTWSYVVHLSVRTFNAKTRDGRWRRGDIGLLYDPSREDEVDWCMDLVEELYHTAPDLKVRRNHPWRGTNDSLTKALRGQFLPDVYLGIEVVLNRSWVARSVACRDETLSLIGDAIGELTGDLIERAA; from the coding sequence GTGAGCCTCTTGATCACCTGCGACACCGGCGGCTGGAAGACTCCCACGCGATTACGCTCGCATCTCGACGACACGGAGCTGTCGTCAAGCGACCAAATGGTTGCAGGAGAAATTGGGATCGATCGATTGGTGCGTCAAGGGATCGACCGAGAAGCAAATTTTGCGACCCGCCGGCTGGCCTATTGCAGCGGCGGCATCGCGATCTGCAATGAGTACCGAGCAGACTTGATTGATGTTGGCCGGTCGCTACACCACCGCGATCTCTTTTCGCCGGCTGTGCGTGAGTTGCCTGCCGCGACCCGCTCTGCCATCATCGAGGAGATTTACAGCCCGTACCGCACTCGCGTCGAACGCCAGTTGCTCGACATGCTGCGAACGTGGTCTTACGTTGTGCATCTATCGGTTCGCACCTTCAACGCGAAGACTCGCGACGGGCGGTGGCGGCGTGGTGACATTGGGCTGCTGTACGATCCATCACGCGAAGACGAAGTTGATTGGTGCATGGATTTGGTCGAAGAGCTCTACCACACAGCTCCCGATCTCAAAGTGCGTCGCAATCATCCCTGGCGTGGCACCAACGATTCGCTGACAAAAGCACTTCGCGGCCAGTTCCTACCAGATGTTTATTTGGGGATCGAAGTCGTCCTCAACCGCTCTTGGGTGGCGAGATCGGTGGCTTGCCGCGATGAGACGCTCAGTTTGATTGGTGATGCCATCGGCGAGCTGACAGGTGATCTCATCGAGCGGGCAGCTTGA
- a CDS encoding ParA family protein, translated as MARIFSVVNQKGGVGKTTTSVNLSAALALAGNRTLLIDIDPQCNATGAVGVDPASRHALLGDSPLGESVIQTETPGLSLLPGSRRFQDADVMANSDANATVRLRGHLDSVMGDYDYILIDCPPSAGAMTETALTASTEVMIPIQCEYFAMVGVAQLIGTIKKVIGATNGRLTFGGILLTMYDESLELTREIDEDVRDFFGDIVFENVVPRDVALCEAPSHGQTVFQYAPRSRGAFAYTQLCMEVLQRD; from the coding sequence GTGGCTCGAATCTTCAGTGTCGTTAACCAGAAAGGCGGTGTCGGCAAAACGACGACGTCCGTAAACCTTTCCGCGGCATTGGCTCTCGCCGGGAACCGTACGCTGCTGATCGACATCGATCCACAATGCAATGCCACCGGTGCGGTCGGCGTGGACCCCGCCTCGCGTCATGCACTTCTCGGTGACTCACCGCTGGGCGAATCGGTAATCCAAACTGAGACCCCAGGGCTCAGTCTCCTACCAGGCAGTCGTCGGTTTCAAGACGCAGACGTGATGGCCAATTCCGATGCAAACGCGACCGTCAGGCTACGAGGTCATCTCGATAGTGTCATGGGCGATTACGACTACATCCTCATTGACTGCCCGCCAAGCGCTGGCGCGATGACGGAGACCGCCCTGACGGCGAGCACCGAAGTGATGATTCCGATCCAGTGCGAATACTTTGCGATGGTCGGTGTAGCTCAATTGATCGGGACCATCAAGAAGGTCATCGGAGCCACCAATGGACGACTGACCTTTGGTGGGATCCTGTTAACAATGTACGACGAGTCGCTCGAGCTGACTCGTGAGATCGACGAAGATGTTCGCGATTTTTTCGGCGACATCGTTTTTGAGAATGTCGTGCCGCGGGACGTCGCACTCTGCGAGGCCCCCAGCCACGGCCAAACTGTTTTTCAATATGCTCCGCGAAGCCGCGGTGCATTCGCTTATACTCAACTGTGCATGGAGGTGCTGCAACGTGACTAA
- a CDS encoding ParB/RepB/Spo0J family partition protein, with protein MTNATTQGSSSGSSPRSGGGTQRSGGGKDRRLGKGLAALLGEPMDDDGMPVEEPSTFAPEGKSAGNASQSARDSEQANVASIRTLEIPIDEIGANPFQPRREFNPDEIASLAESIKNHQQLQPVLVRVVDGKYQLISGERRLRATIHAGLKSIRAEVREADDRLVAELAIIENLQRKDLNPIEKAMSFKRYIDEHQCKQDDLARRLSIDRSTIANLMRLLELPASILEMVTTGELTVGHARALLPIGEEDVQVQMAGKILAENWNVRVTESAVGEMLRNEEDADTGVKVTNKSRQKRKPIPPHIEAMQQEMRMVFGTKVEIKASARSRGKITIHFTDADEFERLRDLLGAAARPQLKVAG; from the coding sequence GTGACTAATGCAACGACTCAAGGTTCTTCATCTGGCTCCTCGCCTCGCAGCGGCGGCGGCACTCAACGCTCAGGTGGAGGCAAGGACCGACGCCTCGGCAAGGGACTTGCGGCTCTCCTCGGGGAGCCCATGGACGATGACGGCATGCCGGTCGAAGAGCCAAGTACCTTCGCTCCGGAGGGCAAGTCCGCAGGGAACGCAAGCCAGTCGGCAAGAGATTCCGAGCAGGCAAACGTCGCTTCGATTCGCACGCTTGAAATACCAATTGATGAGATTGGTGCCAATCCCTTCCAGCCGCGCCGCGAGTTCAATCCCGACGAGATCGCGTCACTCGCTGAAAGTATTAAGAACCACCAACAGCTCCAGCCGGTGCTCGTTCGTGTTGTCGACGGCAAGTATCAACTCATCAGTGGTGAACGACGACTCCGCGCGACAATCCACGCTGGCCTGAAATCAATTCGAGCCGAAGTACGTGAAGCCGATGATCGCCTCGTCGCCGAGCTCGCAATCATCGAGAACCTGCAACGCAAGGATCTCAATCCCATCGAAAAAGCCATGTCCTTCAAACGCTACATTGACGAGCATCAATGCAAGCAGGATGATCTTGCGCGGCGCTTAAGCATCGACCGAAGTACGATCGCCAACCTCATGCGATTGCTTGAACTTCCAGCCTCCATTCTCGAGATGGTTACCACTGGCGAGCTCACCGTGGGCCACGCACGTGCGCTGCTACCTATCGGCGAAGAGGATGTTCAAGTTCAGATGGCCGGAAAGATCTTGGCAGAGAACTGGAATGTGCGGGTGACCGAAAGTGCCGTCGGCGAGATGCTTCGTAACGAAGAGGATGCGGATACGGGTGTGAAGGTCACGAATAAGTCGCGACAGAAACGCAAACCCATTCCGCCGCACATCGAGGCCATGCAGCAAGAAATGAGAATGGTGTTTGGGACCAAGGTTGAAATCAAAGCTTCAGCGCGCAGCCGCGGCAAGATCACTATCCACTTCACCGATGCGGATGAGTTTGAGCGTCTTCGAGATTTGCTTGGTGCGGCGGCCCGCCCGCAACTCAAGGTTGCTGGGTGA
- a CDS encoding GNAT family N-acetyltransferase — translation MTAKNLSLQILPVDVDRDCVEIATIYRHYVLNTFATFEEVPPSSSEMQQRIAACLDGGYPYVVAKVDGVCVGFAGTKLFYGRTAFHPSAENSIFLDPGFCGHGIGTLLLTRLIDDCSQRGILNLVALIGGGARNESSTRLHASCGFELVGNVRNVGRKIGQLHDMSIMQLVLPRNERTVKYVQSVSDS, via the coding sequence ATGACCGCCAAGAACCTCTCGCTTCAAATCTTGCCAGTCGACGTCGACCGGGATTGTGTTGAGATCGCGACCATCTACCGTCACTATGTGCTCAATACTTTCGCGACCTTCGAGGAGGTTCCGCCGAGCAGTTCGGAAATGCAGCAGCGGATCGCAGCTTGTCTCGACGGAGGGTATCCCTATGTGGTGGCGAAGGTCGACGGCGTGTGCGTAGGATTTGCCGGAACGAAGTTGTTTTACGGACGTACAGCATTTCATCCGAGTGCGGAGAACAGCATCTTCCTGGATCCCGGTTTCTGCGGGCATGGGATCGGCACGCTGTTGCTGACTCGATTGATCGACGATTGCAGTCAGCGCGGGATTCTCAATCTCGTAGCGCTCATTGGCGGCGGGGCGCGGAATGAAAGCTCGACCCGATTGCATGCAAGCTGCGGGTTCGAGCTGGTAGGAAACGTTCGGAATGTTGGTCGCAAGATTGGTCAGCTGCACGACATGTCAATCATGCAGCTCGTCCTGCCGCGGAACGAGCGCACAGTCAAGTACGTGCAAAGCGTGAGCGACTCTTGA
- a CDS encoding class I SAM-dependent methyltransferase produces MPKSSFESTDSPPHVEQKRSIPADQTLWRRPAGVSSGTWRYAHEGSIAARYNDFVADTPLCRVDLQLLAEVFPQYEADANRCDSVQTAATAGAVAPHVEPGSPHQKKIAGAAKWVLDLGCGTGRASELLAAAGFEVMAIDLSIPMLQQVQQRGLKSVLPIHANLVELDCIGDDVASGAVCLFSTLGMIQGRSNRRRFLSHVRRIVQSGGLFYLHVHHRYAALTSLPGTRQLAGSAMRAMVQPQWEFGDAVYPYRGLPDMFLHQFSRRELRADFAASGWQVQRWERLSLDGSRLLGNKERAIAGGFLVVVN; encoded by the coding sequence ATGCCCAAATCCTCCTTTGAATCCACGGACTCGCCCCCCCACGTCGAGCAGAAAAGGTCGATCCCTGCCGACCAAACGCTATGGCGACGACCCGCCGGTGTGTCCTCGGGGACGTGGCGGTACGCTCACGAAGGGTCGATCGCTGCCCGCTACAACGATTTTGTGGCCGATACGCCGCTTTGCCGGGTCGATCTGCAATTGCTAGCAGAGGTTTTCCCGCAGTACGAGGCCGACGCAAACCGTTGCGATTCGGTGCAAACAGCAGCCACTGCTGGGGCGGTCGCCCCCCACGTCGAGCCGGGAAGTCCACACCAGAAAAAAATTGCTGGTGCAGCAAAATGGGTGCTCGATCTGGGCTGTGGGACGGGCCGGGCGTCGGAGTTGCTCGCCGCCGCCGGGTTCGAGGTCATGGCCATCGACCTCTCGATACCCATGCTGCAGCAGGTTCAACAGCGTGGGCTCAAGAGCGTGCTCCCGATTCATGCCAATCTGGTGGAACTTGACTGCATTGGGGACGATGTTGCGAGCGGCGCAGTTTGTCTGTTCAGTACTCTCGGCATGATCCAAGGCCGCAGCAATCGGCGGAGATTTCTGTCGCATGTTCGCCGCATCGTTCAGTCGGGCGGGCTGTTTTATTTGCACGTGCACCATCGCTATGCGGCCCTCACGAGTCTTCCGGGCACCCGCCAGCTCGCGGGCTCGGCGATGCGGGCTATGGTCCAGCCCCAATGGGAGTTCGGAGACGCCGTCTATCCATACCGCGGGCTACCTGACATGTTCCTGCACCAATTCTCCCGTCGGGAGTTGCGAGCCGATTTCGCGGCGTCGGGTTGGCAGGTTCAACGTTGGGAGCGGCTGTCGCTTGATGGATCCAGACTGCTTGGTAACAAGGAGCGAGCCATCGCTGGCGGATTCCTAGTGGTGGTGAACTAG
- the gap gene encoding type I glyceraldehyde-3-phosphate dehydrogenase, which yields MAIRVAINGFGRIGRLTFRNLMERKDEFEVVAINDLTDNKTLATLLKYDSVHGRYPGEVSYDDSSLTVEGQKIAALAERDPRNLPWKDLKVDIVIESTGFFTGRASGEKPGYDSHIAAGAKKVVLSAPAKDGADLTCVLGVNDDKLTADLQCISNASCTTNCLAPVAKVLHETFGIEQGLMTTVHAYTNDQNVQDQPHSDLYRARAAALNIIPTSTGAAKAVGLVIPELQGKLTGIAMRVPVPTGSVVDLTCNLAKEATKESINDAIKKAAEGPLKGILFFATDPIVSSDIVHDPHSSIFAADFTQVLGDNGKFVKVVSWYDNEWGYSCRTADLCSRLAKFL from the coding sequence GTGGCTATTCGAGTAGCAATCAACGGCTTCGGCCGCATCGGACGTTTGACCTTCCGCAACCTGATGGAACGCAAGGACGAATTCGAGGTCGTTGCCATCAACGATTTGACCGACAACAAAACCTTGGCAACGCTGCTAAAGTATGACAGCGTGCATGGTCGGTATCCCGGCGAAGTTAGCTACGACGACTCGTCGCTGACAGTCGAAGGCCAGAAGATCGCGGCATTGGCCGAGCGTGATCCTCGCAATCTGCCTTGGAAGGACCTCAAAGTTGACATCGTGATCGAGTCGACTGGTTTCTTCACCGGTCGTGCATCGGGCGAAAAGCCTGGCTATGACAGCCACATTGCAGCTGGTGCGAAGAAAGTCGTGCTGAGCGCTCCCGCGAAGGACGGTGCCGACCTGACCTGTGTTTTGGGTGTCAACGATGACAAGCTGACTGCCGATCTGCAGTGCATCTCCAACGCATCGTGCACCACCAACTGCTTGGCCCCCGTCGCCAAGGTGCTGCATGAAACATTCGGTATTGAGCAAGGTCTGATGACGACCGTGCATGCATACACGAACGATCAGAACGTTCAAGACCAGCCTCACAGCGATTTGTATCGCGCCCGTGCTGCCGCCCTGAACATTATCCCGACCAGCACTGGTGCTGCCAAAGCAGTCGGCTTGGTCATTCCAGAACTTCAAGGCAAGCTCACTGGTATTGCCATGCGAGTTCCCGTACCTACCGGTAGCGTAGTCGACTTGACCTGCAACTTGGCCAAGGAAGCCACCAAGGAATCGATCAACGACGCGATCAAGAAGGCTGCCGAAGGACCGCTCAAGGGCATTCTGTTTTTCGCAACCGACCCGATCGTCAGCAGCGACATCGTGCATGACCCGCACAGCAGCATCTTCGCAGCTGACTTCACGCAGGTCCTCGGTGACAACGGCAAGTTCGTCAAGGTCGTCTCATGGTACGACAACGAGTGGGGCTACTCATGCCGTACCGCTGACTTGTGCAGCCGTTTGGCCAAGTTCCTCTAA
- the obgE gene encoding GTPase ObgE: MFIDRVEVEFTAGRGGDGCTSFRREKFVPRGGPDGGDGGKGGSIVFEARVGVNSLAAFANRRFFRAEKGRHGEGSLRHGRKGREMRLYVPCGTSVIDIADGFVIKDLTTPGETFVLCRGGRGGHGNARFKTSTNQVPRIHTDGEPGEERHVVLELKSIADVGLIGKPNAGKSTLLSRISSARPEIADYPFTTKFPNLGIVDVDQERSFVTADIPGLIEGASEGIGLGHEFLRHVERAGLLVHLVEPTPVDGSDPIENYVAIREELRQYDESLADRDEMVVLTKSELDLDGEVFSRMQQYFTDHPVEHTRELFSISAAAEIGLRDLVEAIMVRVAARRQQMLEAGEELSPIREVDVPAESKKKRRVPPHKLGPTASLSNDHQARDIPEMWGKQSPMGRTIAPPETSEGNRPRDTSDEQP, encoded by the coding sequence ATGTTCATTGATCGCGTCGAAGTTGAATTCACTGCTGGTAGAGGCGGCGACGGTTGCACGAGCTTCCGGCGTGAAAAGTTTGTCCCCCGGGGCGGTCCCGATGGTGGTGACGGCGGGAAAGGCGGTAGCATTGTCTTCGAAGCTCGTGTCGGGGTGAACTCACTGGCAGCGTTTGCCAATCGTCGTTTTTTTCGCGCCGAGAAGGGACGGCACGGTGAAGGCTCCCTACGCCACGGGCGCAAAGGCCGTGAAATGCGACTGTACGTCCCCTGTGGAACGAGCGTCATTGACATCGCCGATGGTTTCGTGATCAAGGATCTGACAACCCCCGGTGAAACATTCGTGCTGTGTCGCGGCGGGCGAGGTGGACACGGCAACGCCCGATTCAAGACGTCGACCAATCAAGTTCCGCGAATCCACACCGACGGCGAACCCGGCGAGGAACGTCATGTCGTGCTGGAGCTGAAATCCATTGCGGATGTTGGATTGATCGGCAAGCCCAATGCAGGCAAAAGCACCTTGCTCTCTCGCATTTCGAGCGCCCGACCCGAGATTGCTGATTACCCGTTCACGACCAAGTTTCCGAATCTCGGCATTGTTGACGTCGATCAAGAACGTTCGTTTGTCACCGCCGATATCCCAGGCCTGATCGAAGGTGCCAGCGAAGGTATCGGCCTGGGGCACGAATTTCTACGGCACGTCGAGCGGGCCGGTTTGCTCGTGCACCTCGTAGAACCCACGCCGGTCGATGGAAGTGACCCCATCGAAAACTATGTAGCGATCCGTGAGGAGTTGCGGCAGTATGACGAGAGTCTGGCCGATCGTGACGAAATGGTGGTGCTCACGAAGAGCGAACTCGACCTCGATGGCGAAGTCTTTTCGCGAATGCAGCAGTACTTCACCGATCATCCCGTTGAACACACACGCGAGTTGTTTTCAATCAGTGCCGCCGCGGAGATTGGACTGCGCGACCTCGTCGAGGCCATCATGGTCCGTGTCGCCGCCCGACGCCAGCAGATGCTGGAGGCGGGCGAAGAGCTGAGCCCGATCCGGGAAGTCGATGTGCCCGCCGAGAGTAAGAAAAAGCGACGCGTGCCGCCGCACAAGTTGGGTCCGACCGCGTCGCTCTCCAACGATCATCAAGCTCGAGATATTCCGGAAATGTGGGGCAAGCAATCGCCGATGGGGCGTACTATTGCGCCTCCGGAGACCAGCGAGGGCAATCGTCCGCGGGATACGTCGGACGAGCAACCGTGA
- a CDS encoding type III pantothenate kinase — protein MIIGIDVGNTAIKLAFAHESEAIVKRVSDPEAIESLSQTLWAASRSEPADIRIASVNRTKTHELIERTQTKAGTNTAFRQITHTDLPLAVETDSPERVGIDRLVGCYGAAKVYRLPLVVVDAGTTVTVDLVDSEGIYRGGAIIPGLEMQTRALAAGTDALPHIDWQDSCESASLAAPHCVPAKDTISAIRLGILSSVVGGIERLVRLYGNPSCVVVTGGDCQCIAAALQISSQHDFNTHLHPHLVCRTLASLG, from the coding sequence GTGATCATTGGGATCGACGTCGGCAATACAGCAATCAAACTCGCGTTCGCACACGAATCCGAGGCCATCGTCAAACGAGTCTCCGACCCCGAGGCGATCGAGTCGCTATCGCAAACGCTCTGGGCGGCTTCGCGAAGCGAACCAGCGGACATTCGCATCGCCAGTGTCAACCGCACCAAAACGCATGAGTTGATTGAACGCACGCAAACGAAGGCTGGAACAAACACTGCCTTTCGTCAAATCACTCATACGGATTTGCCCCTTGCGGTCGAAACCGATTCTCCCGAACGGGTTGGGATCGATCGTCTGGTTGGCTGTTACGGTGCGGCGAAGGTCTATCGCCTGCCGCTCGTTGTGGTCGATGCCGGGACGACGGTGACAGTTGACCTCGTAGATTCCGAGGGCATTTATCGAGGCGGGGCGATCATCCCCGGGCTCGAGATGCAAACCAGAGCCCTGGCCGCAGGGACGGATGCCCTTCCCCACATCGACTGGCAGGATTCGTGCGAATCCGCCAGCCTCGCTGCGCCGCATTGCGTGCCCGCCAAGGACACCATTTCAGCGATTCGACTGGGGATCTTGTCAAGTGTCGTGGGCGGCATCGAGCGCCTCGTGCGTTTATACGGCAACCCGTCCTGTGTTGTGGTCACCGGCGGCGACTGCCAGTGCATTGCTGCCGCTCTGCAGATTTCGTCACAACACGATTTTAACACCCACCTGCATCCCCACTTGGTCTGCCGCACATTAGCGAGTTTGGGCTAA